Part of the Bacteriovorax stolpii genome, ATTCTGTTTTAAAAAATGGGCCACTAAATTCCCCAAGTCATTCTTTCTCTCTCTAAGAGGTTTAAGAATAATATTGAAGCCTTCCAGGCGGAAAAGAAAGTCTTCGCGAAACTCACCATTTTTCACTTTCGTCTTCAGGTCTTCGCAAGTGGCGCTAATTAACCTGAAATGACTTTTTACCGGTCTTTCCGAACCAACCGGATAAAACGTTTTTTCTTCAATCGCTTTAAGTAATTTTTTTTGTAGGTTCAGAGGAAGAGTGGCAATCTCATCGAGGAATAAAATCCCTCCATCGGCCAGTTCCATCAATCCTTTTTTCGTTTTAATCGCACCAGTAAAGGCACCTTTTTCATGTCCAAAAAGTTCTGACTCAATCAAGCTTTCTGAAATTTCTGAACAGTTCAAATGAATAAAAGGTTTTTCACTTCCCACTAGCTCATGAATGTATTTCGCAAGAAACGTTTTTCCCGTTCCTGTCTCTCCGGTAATGAGAACCGGATGCTCTCCGTACACAGCTTGCTCAATAAGCTTTAGCTGCGCCTCAGTCTCCGGGTCATTAGTCATCAATGTATTCTTTAATTTCCCTAGAAGATCTGATTGTGAATTTTTATATTTTGAAAGAACAGACTCAATTGCTTGCTTCGTAAATGGCTTGGATAGAAAATCGCGACAACCCAAGAGGTAAGCCTCTTCAATAATGCTCTCTTCTTCTCTTCCACTTAAAACGACAGTGTGAATATTTTTACTTTTTAACTTTTTGATGATTTCAAAACCGGCCAGTTTGGTTTCCAGGTCCAGGTCGACAAAGGCCAAGTCAAATGATCGGGCATCCAAAAGGGCCAGGGCATCCGAAGCTTTTTCCGCTTCAGTGACCTTGTGTGAGAGCTCCAAACGACTCTTTAAACTGAGTCTTGAAAGGAGATCGTCTTCGACTAAAAGGATATCTAGTTTAGTATTCATGTAGGCATAATAGATAGATTTTGTGTAGGGTTCAATAACTCTTCAAAAAGGCTATAAAAATTCCCTACTGCCCACTTTTAGACCCAATTAAATTGTTGATTTCTTAAGTC contains:
- a CDS encoding sigma-54-dependent transcriptional regulator, which encodes MNTKLDILLVEDDLLSRLSLKSRLELSHKVTEAEKASDALALLDARSFDLAFVDLDLETKLAGFEIIKKLKSKNIHTVVLSGREEESIIEEAYLLGCRDFLSKPFTKQAIESVLSKYKNSQSDLLGKLKNTLMTNDPETEAQLKLIEQAVYGEHPVLITGETGTGKTFLAKYIHELVGSEKPFIHLNCSEISESLIESELFGHEKGAFTGAIKTKKGLMELADGGILFLDEIATLPLNLQKKLLKAIEEKTFYPVGSERPVKSHFRLISATCEDLKTKVKNGEFREDFLFRLEGFNIILKPLRERKNDLGNLVAHFLKQNKRRIVLSAEAKEELFSHSWPGNVRELQKVIEILRSSDKGIIEKADLAGLLIKPSDALKEKIDIAAVKEMGLANFLEKLEAEIVEKVLAENNDRVRKTLGDLKLSNNSFYRIMTNIKTQGGARVQS